A window of Streptomyces sp. DG1A-41 contains these coding sequences:
- a CDS encoding phosphatase PAP2 family protein — protein sequence MGDTTVTTLDGREAAVPNPVAADPGQGLLPRLRSPRRPRFWFEILLIAVSYWTYSLVRNAVPEQKAEALRNADWIWRAEHQLGIAVEESVNHAVNSVTWLIIGMNYYYATLHFVVTLGVLVWLYRRHPGRYAATRLVLFATTAVALVGYYLYPLAPPRLMNGGAFIDTVMVHQTWGSMASGDLKHMSNQYAAMPSMHIGWSVWCGLTIFALATIPWVRVLGLLYPALTLVVIVATANHFWLDAVGGVLCLAFGFVVAGAWYGRQPYALPRVVTGELRAGTG from the coding sequence ATGGGTGACACGACCGTGACGACGCTGGACGGCCGGGAAGCGGCCGTTCCGAACCCCGTCGCGGCCGATCCGGGGCAGGGTCTGCTCCCCCGGCTGCGCAGCCCCCGCCGGCCCCGGTTCTGGTTCGAGATCCTGCTGATCGCGGTGAGTTACTGGACGTACTCACTCGTGCGCAACGCCGTGCCCGAGCAGAAGGCCGAGGCGCTGCGCAACGCCGACTGGATCTGGCGGGCCGAGCACCAGCTGGGCATCGCCGTCGAGGAGTCGGTCAACCACGCCGTGAACTCGGTGACTTGGCTGATCATCGGCATGAACTACTACTACGCGACGCTGCACTTCGTGGTGACTCTGGGTGTGCTCGTGTGGCTGTACCGTCGCCATCCCGGCCGGTACGCGGCGACCCGCCTGGTGCTGTTCGCGACGACCGCCGTCGCCCTGGTCGGTTACTATCTGTATCCGTTGGCGCCCCCACGGCTGATGAACGGCGGCGCCTTCATCGACACCGTCATGGTCCACCAGACCTGGGGATCGATGGCGTCCGGCGACCTGAAACACATGTCCAACCAGTACGCCGCGATGCCGTCGATGCACATCGGCTGGTCCGTGTGGTGCGGCCTGACGATCTTCGCCCTGGCGACGATCCCCTGGGTGCGGGTGCTGGGCCTGCTGTACCCGGCGCTGACGCTGGTGGTCATCGTCGCCACGGCGAACCATTTCTGGCTGGATGCGGTCGGTGGCGTGCTCTGCCTTGCCTTCGGGTTCGTCGTGGCGGGGGCGTGGTACGGGAGGCAGCCGTACGCACTGCCACGGGTGGTGACCGGGGAGTTGCGGGCCGGTACCGGCTAG